The Streptomyces bacillaris sequence CCGCACGATCGAAGCCTATGCCCGCGGGCTGGCCGAGTACCTGGTGATGTGCAAGCGGGAGGATGTCTACCCGGTCACCGCGAACCGCGCGCACGTGGCCCTGTTCGTGCGTGAGTGTACGTCGCGGCCGCACCGTCGGGGTGCGAACGTGGTGGCGATCGACTCGGGCACCGGGCTGGCGAACGCCACGATCCAGCAGCGCCTGGTGCCGGTCCGCTTGTTCTACGACTTCCTCATGGAGGAGGGTTTGCGGGAGTCGAACCCGGTGGGCCGGGGCCGCTACTGAACTTGATTGGGTGATGTCGGTGCTGTTCGCCTGACAGTTGGGTGTCGGCACCGGTAGCCCTGTGGCTGTGAGGTACGCGCAGGGCGGCGGGCTGACCGACGCCGAGAGGGCCGCGCGGGAGCGGATCCGGCTGCAGGCCGTGGAATGCTTCGAGGGCGGGAAGAAG is a genomic window containing:
- a CDS encoding site-specific integrase, translating into MSGTAVLMEKWPVMGRHEQAATWLKIWIDLGRAPRTIEAYARGLAEYLVMCKREDVYPVTANRAHVALFVRECTSRPHRRGANVVAIDSGTGLANATIQQRLVPVRLFYDFLMEEGLRESNPVGRGRY